One segment of Pristis pectinata isolate sPriPec2 chromosome 3, sPriPec2.1.pri, whole genome shotgun sequence DNA contains the following:
- the prorsd1 gene encoding prolyl-tRNA synthetase associated domain-containing protein 1: protein MASTEMRKELEDYLKGLNIETICEEHPEVFTVEAMMPYVQHLEGAHSKNLFLKDKKKKSLWLVTVLHDRQVNLNDLAKKLGVGSGNLRFADEGTMLEKLKVGQGCATPLALFCDKQGDVKFVLDSNFVNGGYERIYFHPMTNSATMGIKPADFLQFVKETGHEPTILNFD from the exons ATGGCTTCGACTGAGATGCGAAAAGAGCTGGAAGATTATCTGAAAGGGCTGAACATCGAGACAATATGTGAGGAACACCCCGAG gtcTTCACGGTTGAAGCTATGATGCCTTATGTGCAACACCTTGAGGGGGCGCACAGCAAGAACTTGTTTCTTAAAGACAAGAAGAAAAAAAGCTTGTGGTTGGTGACTGTCTTACATGATAGACAAGTCAACTTGAATGACCTAGCAAAGAAGCTGGGTGTTGGAAGTGGAAATCTACGTTTTGCAGATGAGgggacaatgctggaaaaactaaaaGTTGGTCAAGGTTGTGCAACACCACTTGCTCTGTTTTGTGATAAACAAGGAGATGTAAAATTTGTGTTGGATTCAAACTTTGTAAATGGAGGATATGAAAGAATCTATTTTCACCCAATGACTAATTCGGCCACTATGGGTATTAAGCCTGCAGACTTCCTACAATTTGTAAAGGAAACAGGTCATGAACCCACAATACTAAATTTTGAttag